The following proteins are encoded in a genomic region of Pseudanabaena galeata CCNP1313:
- a CDS encoding Rpn family recombination-promoting nuclease/putative transposase codes for MRTDTLFYQLFNAFHSLLFELIERPISEAEGYEFSSVEVKEKAFRFDGIFIPKAKDKPIYLIEVQFQQKEDFYWEYLSEIYLYLNQYRPEQDWKAIAIFARRSYEPEPRSHVQEMLNCQRLQRVYLEDLVDRETDSFAINIIQLILSTESQAVTMARRLGDKIEQENDPEIQEQVLELIETVLVYKFPKLSRQEIEAMFTYSDLKQTRVYQEAKEEGEQRGLQLGEQRGLQLGEQKGLKLGEKRGLVKGQATMLLRLLNRKFGQISPSLRGKVNKLSAKQLENLAEALFDLEAIADLSDWLKTQGKTK; via the coding sequence ATGAGGACTGACACGCTTTTTTACCAATTATTTAACGCCTTTCACAGCTTGCTATTTGAGCTAATCGAACGCCCGATCTCGGAAGCAGAGGGCTATGAATTTAGCTCAGTGGAAGTGAAAGAGAAAGCCTTTCGCTTTGATGGAATATTTATTCCAAAAGCGAAAGACAAACCGATATATTTAATCGAGGTGCAATTTCAGCAAAAGGAAGACTTTTACTGGGAGTACTTATCGGAAATATATCTGTATTTGAATCAATACCGTCCCGAACAGGATTGGAAAGCGATCGCCATCTTTGCGAGGCGTAGCTATGAGCCAGAGCCAAGAAGCCATGTGCAGGAGATGCTCAACTGTCAAAGGTTACAAAGAGTGTACTTGGAAGACTTGGTAGATCGGGAGACGGACTCCTTTGCGATCAATATTATTCAGCTAATCTTGTCTACTGAAAGTCAAGCCGTAACTATGGCTAGACGATTGGGCGATAAAATTGAGCAGGAAAATGATCCCGAAATTCAAGAGCAGGTATTAGAATTAATAGAGACGGTGTTGGTGTATAAATTCCCGAAACTTAGTCGGCAGGAGATTGAGGCAATGTTTACATACAGCGATTTAAAGCAGACCCGTGTATATCAAGAGGCAAAAGAAGAAGGCGAGCAACGTGGTTTACAGCTAGGTGAGCAACGTGGTTTACAGCTAGGTGAACAAAAAGGTTTGAAGCTAGGCGAGAAGCGCGGACTGGTAAAGGGGCAAGCTACGATGCTATTGCGGCTGCTCAATCGCAAGTTTGGACAGATTAGCCCAAGTTTACGGGGCAAGGTAAATAAACTATCGGCAAAACAGCTAGAAAATCTAGCCGAAGCATTATTTGACTTAGAGGCGATTGCTGACCTAAGTGATTGGCTAAAAACTCAAGGCAAAACTAAATAG